In a genomic window of Tissierella sp. Yu-01:
- a CDS encoding alpha/beta hydrolase, translating to MVINIEGLDLNYIVEGEGTPIVVLHGWGCNIDTVRPIINILNGKYKVYALDLPGFGNSQEPKDVIGSFEYAEIVKEFLHKMNISRATFIGHSHGGRISIIMGAKYPELVDKIVLIDSAGLIPRRGPEYYIKVYSFKALRYIYKNLFFWIKNEERMEKFYKKFGSDDYQNSSGVMRRILVKVVNENLKPLLKDIKASTLIIWGENDDATPLYMAKIMEKEIKDSGLVVFEGAGHYSYLDDYNKFVAVIKAFL from the coding sequence ATGGTTATAAATATTGAAGGTTTAGATTTAAATTATATAGTTGAGGGAGAAGGGACTCCTATAGTTGTACTTCATGGTTGGGGATGTAATATAGATACAGTAAGGCCAATCATAAATATATTAAATGGAAAGTACAAGGTTTATGCATTGGATTTACCCGGATTTGGGAATTCTCAGGAACCAAAGGATGTCATAGGCTCATTTGAGTATGCTGAAATAGTCAAGGAATTTTTACATAAAATGAATATAAGTAGGGCAACATTTATTGGGCATTCACATGGGGGGAGAATTTCTATTATCATGGGTGCTAAATATCCTGAATTAGTAGATAAGATTGTACTTATAGATAGTGCAGGATTGATACCAAGGAGAGGCCCAGAGTATTACATAAAGGTATATAGCTTCAAAGCACTAAGATACATATATAAAAACCTATTCTTTTGGATTAAAAATGAAGAAAGGATGGAGAAGTTTTACAAAAAATTTGGTTCTGACGACTACCAAAATTCATCTGGAGTCATGAGAAGAATATTAGTCAAGGTAGTAAATGAAAATCTTAAGCCATTACTAAAGGACATAAAGGCTTCAACCCTTATTATATGGGGAGAAAATGATGATGCAACACCTTTATATATGGCAAAAATAATGGAAAAGGAAATTAAGGATAGTGGCTTGGTGGTATTTGAAGGTGCAGGACATTATTCGTATTTAGATGATTACAATAAATTTGTAGCAGTTATAAAAGCATTCCTATAA
- a CDS encoding sodium-translocating pyrophosphatase yields the protein MDFAVIAALVAGALALVFAFYKAAWISKLNPGNDRMKEISNYIHEGAMAFLTREYKSLAIFVVVLFVVLVFLIDFATAICFLFGAIFSILAGYVGMQAATKANVRTANAAKESGMTKALNVAFSGGAVMGMCVVGLGILGVTVAYIVYREPNIITGFGLGASSIALFARVGGGIYTKAADVGADLVGKVEAGIPEDDPRNPAVIADNVGDNVGDVAGMGADLFESYVGAIVSAITLGLVAFGEAGVSYALALSAIGVLSSIMGVYFVRGDKDPQKSLNAGTLASSVITMIGAFVLSNMILGSYQPFIAILTGIAVGLIIAKVTEIYTSGDYKYVKKVAEESETGASTNIIGGLSVGMMSTAIPIIVIGIGILVAYYVSGGAAEPTKGLYGIALAAVGMLSTAGMTIAVDAYGPIADNAGGIAEMCELPKEVRKITDKLDSVGNTTAAVGKGFAIGSAALTALALFVSYTQAVGLEAIDLTKPTTITGLFIGGMLPFLFSAMTMSAVGNAAFSMIEEVRRQFKEIPGIMEGKATPDYANCVDISTKAALKEMIVPGLLAVIVPVAIGILLGTEALGGLLAGSLVTGVLMAIFMSNAGGTWDNAKKYIEEGNHGGKGSEAHKAAVTGDTVGDPFKDTSGPSLNILIKLMTIVAVVFAQVFVNYGGMLF from the coding sequence ATGGATTTTGCAGTAATTGCTGCTCTTGTTGCAGGAGCGCTAGCATTAGTCTTTGCTTTTTATAAAGCAGCTTGGATTAGCAAATTGAATCCAGGTAACGACAGAATGAAGGAAATTAGTAATTATATTCATGAAGGAGCAATGGCATTCTTAACAAGAGAATATAAGTCATTAGCTATTTTTGTTGTAGTCTTATTTGTTGTTCTAGTATTTTTAATTGATTTTGCTACAGCTATTTGCTTCTTATTTGGTGCAATTTTTTCAATATTAGCTGGTTATGTAGGAATGCAAGCAGCTACTAAAGCAAATGTAAGAACTGCCAATGCTGCCAAGGAATCTGGTATGACAAAAGCATTAAATGTAGCTTTTTCAGGTGGAGCAGTAATGGGAATGTGTGTTGTTGGTCTTGGAATTTTAGGTGTTACTGTGGCTTACATAGTATATAGAGAACCTAATATTATAACTGGTTTTGGTTTAGGTGCATCATCAATTGCTTTATTTGCAAGAGTAGGTGGTGGTATCTATACTAAAGCAGCTGACGTTGGAGCTGACTTAGTAGGTAAAGTAGAAGCAGGAATTCCTGAAGATGACCCAAGAAACCCTGCAGTTATAGCTGATAACGTTGGAGATAACGTTGGAGACGTAGCAGGTATGGGAGCAGATTTATTTGAATCATATGTTGGTGCAATTGTATCAGCTATAACATTAGGACTAGTTGCATTTGGAGAAGCCGGTGTATCATATGCACTAGCATTATCTGCAATAGGTGTTCTTTCATCTATAATGGGAGTTTATTTCGTAAGAGGAGATAAAGATCCCCAAAAATCTTTAAATGCTGGTACTTTAGCTAGTTCTGTTATTACAATGATAGGAGCATTTGTACTTAGTAATATGATACTTGGTTCTTATCAACCATTTATTGCCATATTAACAGGTATTGCTGTTGGTCTTATAATTGCAAAAGTAACAGAGATTTACACCTCAGGTGATTATAAATACGTTAAGAAAGTTGCTGAAGAGTCAGAAACAGGTGCTTCAACAAATATCATCGGTGGTCTATCAGTAGGTATGATGTCGACAGCGATACCAATAATTGTAATAGGTATTGGTATACTTGTAGCATATTATGTATCAGGCGGTGCAGCTGAGCCAACTAAGGGATTATATGGTATAGCACTTGCAGCAGTAGGTATGCTTTCAACAGCAGGTATGACCATAGCAGTAGATGCTTATGGACCAATAGCTGATAATGCTGGTGGTATTGCTGAAATGTGTGAATTACCAAAAGAAGTAAGAAAAATTACTGATAAATTAGACTCAGTAGGAAATACAACAGCTGCTGTTGGTAAGGGATTTGCAATAGGTTCTGCAGCTCTAACAGCTTTGGCTTTATTTGTATCATATACTCAAGCTGTAGGTTTAGAAGCAATTGACTTAACAAAGCCAACTACTATAACTGGATTATTTATAGGAGGAATGCTTCCGTTCCTATTCTCAGCTATGACTATGAGCGCAGTTGGAAATGCAGCATTTAGTATGATTGAAGAAGTTAGAAGACAATTTAAAGAGATTCCTGGAATCATGGAAGGTAAAGCAACACCTGACTATGCTAACTGTGTTGATATTAGTACAAAGGCTGCTTTAAAAGAAATGATAGTTCCTGGCTTATTAGCAGTTATAGTACCAGTTGCTATTGGTATATTACTTGGAACAGAAGCTTTAGGAGGATTACTTGCTGGTTCACTAGTAACCGGTGTATTGATGGCAATATTCATGTCAAATGCAGGTGGAACATGGGATAATGCTAAGAAGTATATAGAAGAAGGAAATCACGGTGGTAAAGGTAGCGAAGCTCACAAGGCAGCAGTTACTGGTGATACTGTAGGAGATCCATTTAAGGATACATCAGGTCCATCATTAAATATACTTATTAAACTTATGACTATTGTAGCAGTAGTCTTTGCACAAGTATTTGTAAATTATGGTGGAATGTTATTTTAG
- the secG gene encoding preprotein translocase subunit SecG: MTILFSILILVSSVALIVSVLLQEGNAEGLGTIGGNSPESMWGKNRGTSKEAMLQKVTVVSAIIFIISAVALAA; encoded by the coding sequence ATGACAATATTGTTTTCTATTTTAATATTAGTATCTAGTGTTGCACTAATAGTAAGTGTACTATTACAAGAAGGCAATGCAGAAGGATTAGGAACTATAGGTGGGAATTCACCTGAATCAATGTGGGGAAAGAATAGAGGCACAAGTAAAGAAGCAATGTTGCAAAAAGTTACAGTAGTGTCAGCTATTATTTTCATAATTTCAGCTGTTGCTTTAGCAGCATAA
- the eno gene encoding phosphopyruvate hydratase produces MSLIIDVYAREVLDSRANPTIEVEVYTEDGAFGSAIVPSGASTGAFEAVELRDGDKSRFLGKGVMNAVENVNNIIAEEIIGMEVFDQVAIDQTLIELDGTHNKGKLGANAILGVSLAVARAAADELGMPLYQYIGGVNAKTLPVPMMNILNGGEHADNNVDIQEFMVMPVGATNFREALRMGAEIFHNLKAVLKEKGLNTSVGDEGGFAPNLTSNEEALATIVTAIEKAGYKPGEDVMLALDVAASEMYDENAKTYNLQGEGRVLTVNEMVDYYEDLVNKYPIISIEDGLAEDDWEGWKLLTDRLGKKIQLVGDDLFVTNTERLAKGIELEVANSILIKLNQIGTLTETLDAIELAKVNGMTAVVSHRSGETEDSTIADLAVATNAGQIKTGAPSRTDRVAKYNQLLRIEDSLGYMSKYKGKNTFYNLKQK; encoded by the coding sequence ATGAGTTTGATAATAGATGTTTATGCAAGAGAGGTACTTGATTCTAGAGCAAATCCTACTATTGAGGTAGAAGTATATACTGAGGATGGAGCCTTCGGTAGCGCCATAGTTCCATCAGGAGCATCAACTGGTGCTTTCGAGGCTGTTGAGTTAAGAGATGGAGATAAAAGTAGATTTCTTGGAAAAGGTGTTATGAATGCTGTAGAAAATGTCAATAATATTATTGCAGAAGAAATTATTGGCATGGAAGTCTTTGACCAAGTTGCAATAGACCAAACTCTTATTGAACTGGATGGGACCCACAATAAAGGTAAATTAGGTGCGAATGCAATACTTGGAGTTTCACTTGCTGTAGCTAGAGCCGCTGCAGACGAATTAGGAATGCCATTATATCAATATATTGGAGGAGTAAATGCTAAAACTTTACCTGTTCCGATGATGAATATATTAAATGGTGGAGAACATGCTGATAATAATGTTGATATTCAAGAATTTATGGTAATGCCAGTTGGAGCAACAAACTTTAGAGAAGCCTTAAGAATGGGTGCAGAAATATTCCATAACTTAAAAGCAGTATTAAAAGAAAAGGGATTAAATACATCTGTTGGCGATGAGGGTGGTTTTGCTCCAAACTTAACAAGTAACGAAGAAGCACTAGCTACTATAGTAACAGCTATTGAAAAGGCAGGATATAAACCAGGCGAGGATGTAATGTTAGCCCTTGATGTTGCTGCATCAGAAATGTATGATGAAAATGCAAAAACCTATAATTTACAAGGTGAGGGAAGAGTTTTAACAGTTAATGAAATGGTTGACTACTATGAAGATTTAGTAAATAAATACCCTATTATATCAATTGAAGATGGTCTAGCAGAAGATGACTGGGAAGGTTGGAAACTATTAACTGATAGATTAGGTAAAAAAATTCAATTGGTTGGGGATGACCTATTTGTAACTAATACTGAAAGATTAGCTAAAGGTATTGAATTAGAAGTAGCAAATTCAATTTTAATAAAGCTAAATCAAATAGGTACATTAACAGAAACTCTTGATGCAATAGAACTAGCTAAAGTAAATGGTATGACTGCTGTTGTTTCTCATAGATCTGGTGAAACAGAGGATTCAACAATAGCTGACCTAGCAGTTGCAACAAATGCAGGTCAAATAAAAACTGGTGCACCATCTAGAACGGATAGAGTAGCAAAATATAATCAACTATTAAGAATAGAAGATAGCTTAGGTTACATGTCTAAGTATAAAGGAAAAAATACTTTCTATAATTTAAAACAAAAATAA
- the gpmI gene encoding 2,3-bisphosphoglycerate-independent phosphoglycerate mutase — translation MTKKPVMLIILDGFGLGKEYIGNAVSLAKTPNFDRLSSEFPTTSLDASGLAVGLPPGQMGNSEVGHLNIGSGRVVYQELTKITKEIEDGDFFKRKELLDAIENAKKSNSKIHLIGLVSDGGVHSHNTHLYGLLELMKKNSLDNVYVHAILDGRDVPPTIGKEHIKQLSDKMKEIGVGKIATVSGRYYAMDRDKRWERTRLAYDALTLGKGNLNDDPVLAVENSYNEGVTDEFIIPTVITENSSPVSTIENGDSIIFFNFRPDRARQITRAFVDPDFDGFEREKQVKTFYVTMTEYDKTMPNVQVVYKNESLDNTLGEYISKNGLIQLRAAETEKYAHVTFFFNGGREIAFENEDRVLIPSPKVATYDLQPEMSAYELKDEIISRLNMDKYDLFIVNFANPDMVGHTGVVPAVIKAVETVDNCLGEIIEVLMEKGGKAIITSDHGNAEALIDERDNSPITAHTTNRVPLILVGEKEVNLREGKLADLAPTLLDLLGLDKPEEMTGSSLII, via the coding sequence ATGACAAAAAAACCCGTGATGTTAATTATATTAGATGGATTTGGCTTAGGTAAAGAATATATAGGTAATGCTGTGAGTTTAGCCAAAACACCTAATTTTGATAGATTATCAAGTGAATTCCCTACAACATCTTTAGATGCTAGTGGCTTAGCTGTAGGTCTTCCTCCAGGACAAATGGGAAATTCCGAAGTAGGTCATTTGAATATTGGTTCAGGTAGAGTTGTTTATCAAGAGTTAACCAAGATAACTAAAGAGATTGAAGATGGAGATTTCTTTAAAAGAAAAGAGCTTTTAGATGCTATTGAAAATGCAAAGAAGAGCAATTCTAAGATTCACTTAATTGGCTTAGTATCAGATGGCGGAGTTCATAGCCATAATACACATTTATATGGTTTATTAGAACTGATGAAGAAAAATAGTTTAGATAATGTATATGTTCATGCTATACTGGATGGTCGAGATGTACCACCTACTATAGGAAAGGAGCATATTAAGCAACTTTCAGATAAAATGAAAGAAATAGGTGTAGGTAAGATTGCAACTGTCTCAGGAAGATATTATGCTATGGACAGAGATAAAAGATGGGAAAGAACTCGACTAGCATATGATGCCTTGACATTAGGTAAAGGTAATCTTAATGATGATCCTGTGCTAGCTGTAGAAAATTCATATAATGAAGGTGTCACTGACGAATTTATTATACCTACTGTAATTACTGAAAATTCAAGTCCAGTAAGTACAATAGAAAATGGAGATTCCATTATCTTCTTTAACTTCAGGCCTGATAGAGCAAGACAAATAACCAGAGCCTTTGTGGATCCAGATTTTGATGGCTTTGAAAGGGAAAAACAGGTTAAGACATTTTATGTAACCATGACCGAATACGATAAGACAATGCCTAATGTTCAAGTTGTATATAAAAATGAATCCCTTGATAATACATTAGGTGAATATATAAGCAAGAATGGTTTAATTCAACTTAGAGCTGCTGAAACTGAAAAGTATGCACATGTAACATTCTTTTTCAATGGTGGTAGAGAAATAGCTTTTGAAAATGAGGATAGAGTATTGATTCCTTCACCAAAGGTTGCAACCTATGATTTACAACCTGAAATGAGTGCTTACGAACTGAAAGATGAAATAATTAGCAGATTAAATATGGATAAATATGATCTGTTTATTGTGAACTTCGCTAATCCAGATATGGTTGGACATACAGGAGTAGTACCAGCAGTTATTAAAGCAGTAGAAACAGTGGATAACTGCTTAGGTGAAATAATAGAAGTTCTAATGGAAAAAGGCGGCAAGGCAATTATCACATCAGACCATGGAAATGCAGAAGCATTAATTGATGAAAGAGACAATAGCCCTATAACAGCCCATACAACAAATAGGGTTCCTCTAATATTAGTTGGGGAAAAAGAAGTAAACTTAAGAGAAGGCAAACTAGCTGACTTAGCACCAACACTACTCGACCTTCTAGGACTAGATAAACCAGAAGAGATGACGGGCAGTTCATTAATAATTTAA
- the tpiA gene encoding triose-phosphate isomerase — translation MRTPIIAGNWKMNNTIKEAIELIDGIKKNELNEEVEAVVCVPFTAIRDVKEAIKGTKIKLGAQNMHWEESGAFTGEVSPLMLNELEVEYCIVGHSERRQYFSETDETVNKKIKSALAHGIKPIVCVGETLTQREANKAEEVVKNQVVKGFEGISVEDINNIVIAYEPIWAIGTGKTASSDDANAMCAFIRETIGELYGNEKDNIRIQYGGSVKPNNIKELMGKSDIDGALVGGASLKADDFVKLINY, via the coding sequence ATGAGGACTCCTATAATAGCAGGAAACTGGAAAATGAATAATACCATTAAAGAAGCTATAGAGCTTATAGATGGCATTAAGAAGAATGAATTGAATGAAGAAGTTGAAGCAGTAGTTTGCGTACCATTTACAGCCATTAGAGATGTAAAAGAAGCTATAAAGGGAACAAAGATAAAACTAGGTGCACAAAATATGCATTGGGAAGAAAGTGGTGCTTTTACTGGAGAAGTATCACCCCTTATGTTAAATGAATTAGAAGTTGAATATTGTATAGTCGGACACTCTGAAAGACGACAATATTTTAGTGAGACTGATGAAACGGTAAATAAGAAGATTAAGTCCGCATTAGCACATGGCATAAAGCCTATTGTATGTGTGGGAGAAACGTTAACGCAAAGAGAAGCAAACAAGGCTGAAGAAGTAGTTAAAAATCAAGTTGTTAAAGGATTTGAAGGAATTTCAGTTGAAGATATCAACAATATAGTAATAGCCTATGAACCAATTTGGGCAATTGGAACTGGAAAAACTGCTTCCTCTGATGATGCAAATGCAATGTGTGCTTTTATTAGAGAAACCATAGGTGAATTATATGGAAATGAAAAAGATAATATAAGAATTCAATATGGTGGAAGTGTTAAACCTAATAATATCAAGGAGTTAATGGGTAAATCTGATATAGATGGTGCATTGGTTGGTGGAGCAAGTCTAAAAGCAGATGACTTCGTAAAATTGATAAATTATTAA
- a CDS encoding phosphoglycerate kinase, whose translation MNKKTLKDYDYNGKRVLVRCDFNVPMDENQSITDDIRIRSSLPTINYLLEQGAKVILMSHLGRPKGEPNPKYSLEPVANRLSELLNKKVIFAADDKVVSESVKDTINNMQVGDVALLQNTRYRKEEEKNEEGFAKNLASLGELYVNDAFGTSHRAHASNVGVSTYLPSAVGFLVEKEISIMGKALESPERPFVSILGGAKVSDKIGVIENLINKVDSILIGGGMAYTFLKALGYNIGQSLLEEDKVELAKELMEKAVNNNVTLMLPQDIVVAKEFKNDTEFKTVNIDSIPDDMQGLDIGEKTIKQFTDVIKEAKTIVWNGPAGVFEMENFSKGTFAIAKAMAESEATTIIGGGDSAAAVEKAGLADKITHVSTGGGASLELLEGKILPGIDAISEK comes from the coding sequence ATGAATAAGAAAACACTCAAAGACTATGATTACAATGGTAAAAGAGTTCTTGTAAGGTGTGACTTTAACGTTCCTATGGATGAAAATCAAAGCATAACCGATGATATAAGAATTAGAAGTTCATTGCCAACTATAAATTATCTATTAGAGCAAGGTGCAAAGGTAATATTAATGTCTCACCTTGGAAGACCTAAGGGGGAACCAAATCCAAAGTATAGCCTTGAGCCTGTTGCTAACAGATTGTCTGAGCTACTGAATAAGAAGGTAATCTTTGCTGCTGATGACAAAGTTGTATCCGAAAGTGTAAAGGATACTATTAATAATATGCAAGTAGGCGATGTAGCCTTATTACAAAACACAAGATATAGAAAAGAAGAAGAAAAGAATGAGGAAGGATTCGCAAAGAATTTGGCTTCATTAGGTGAATTATATGTAAACGACGCATTTGGAACATCACATAGAGCCCATGCCTCAAATGTAGGGGTATCAACTTACCTTCCTTCAGCGGTAGGGTTTCTTGTTGAAAAAGAAATATCAATAATGGGCAAAGCACTTGAATCACCGGAAAGACCTTTTGTTTCAATACTGGGAGGGGCAAAGGTATCTGACAAAATAGGTGTTATAGAGAATTTAATTAATAAAGTTGATTCTATATTGATAGGCGGAGGTATGGCTTATACATTCTTAAAAGCTCTTGGATATAATATTGGTCAATCTTTATTAGAAGAGGATAAAGTTGAACTTGCAAAAGAGCTTATGGAGAAGGCAGTTAATAACAATGTAACTTTAATGCTTCCACAGGATATTGTAGTTGCAAAAGAATTTAAGAACGATACTGAATTTAAAACTGTAAATATCGATAGTATCCCAGATGATATGCAAGGACTTGATATTGGAGAAAAAACCATTAAACAATTTACCGATGTAATAAAAGAAGCAAAGACAATTGTATGGAATGGACCAGCTGGAGTATTTGAAATGGAGAACTTCAGTAAAGGTACATTTGCAATTGCAAAAGCTATGGCTGAATCAGAAGCTACAACAATTATAGGTGGAGGAGATTCAGCAGCAGCGGTTGAAAAAGCAGGATTAGCAGATAAAATTACACATGTATCTACTGGTGGTGGGGCTTCATTAGAATTGTTAGAAGGTAAGATATTACCAGGGATAGATGCAATTTCAGAAAAATAA
- the gap gene encoding type I glyceraldehyde-3-phosphate dehydrogenase, whose amino-acid sequence MSMKVGLSGFGRIGRDVLRVIFEEGVTEFELVAINASGNLNDLAHLFKYDSTYRKFKGEIEVYEEGFVINGKKIPVVNYRDPAQIPWKDLGVELVIDSTGAFKEKADLEKHIQAGAKKVMITAPAKNEDITIVMGVNDNLYDPEKHNVISNASCTTNCLAPVAKVILEHFEVKKGLMTTIHAYTNDQQILDKRHKDLRRARAGAENIIPTTTGAAKAVALVLPELKGKLNGFSVRVPVPTGSLVDVVFELDKSTTVEEVNKYLKEASEGELKGILGYSEEPLVSSDYIADPRSSIVDGLSTMVIDNMVKIVSWYDNEWGYSTRVVDLAKLIASKN is encoded by the coding sequence ATGTCAATGAAAGTTGGTTTAAGTGGTTTTGGTAGAATAGGTAGAGATGTTCTAAGGGTTATATTTGAAGAAGGTGTAACTGAATTTGAATTAGTAGCAATAAATGCTTCTGGAAATCTAAATGATTTAGCACATCTATTCAAATATGATTCAACTTACAGAAAGTTCAAGGGCGAAATTGAAGTTTATGAAGAAGGATTTGTAATCAATGGAAAGAAAATACCTGTAGTAAACTACAGAGACCCAGCACAAATTCCTTGGAAGGATCTAGGTGTTGAGTTAGTAATTGATTCAACTGGAGCATTTAAGGAAAAAGCTGACTTAGAAAAGCATATTCAAGCTGGTGCAAAGAAAGTTATGATAACTGCTCCTGCTAAAAATGAAGATATTACAATAGTTATGGGTGTAAATGATAATCTTTATGATCCAGAAAAACATAATGTTATATCCAATGCATCCTGTACAACAAACTGCTTAGCTCCAGTAGCAAAAGTAATATTAGAACATTTTGAAGTTAAAAAAGGACTTATGACAACAATTCATGCATATACAAATGACCAACAAATACTAGATAAAAGACATAAAGATTTACGTCGTGCAAGAGCAGGTGCTGAAAATATTATACCTACAACTACTGGAGCAGCTAAAGCAGTTGCATTAGTATTACCAGAATTAAAAGGTAAATTAAACGGATTCTCAGTAAGAGTTCCTGTTCCAACAGGTTCATTAGTTGACGTGGTATTTGAATTAGATAAATCTACTACTGTAGAAGAAGTTAATAAATATTTAAAAGAAGCAAGTGAAGGTGAGTTAAAGGGCATCTTAGGATACTCAGAAGAGCCATTAGTATCATCTGACTATATTGCTGATCCAAGATCATCAATTGTAGATGGTTTATCAACTATGGTAATTGATAATATGGTTAAAATTGTATCTTGGTATGACAATGAGTGGGGATATTCAACTAGAGTAGTAGACCTTGCAAAATTAATAGCTAGCAAAAATTAA
- a CDS encoding sugar-binding domain-containing protein produces MNGGDSIELLESIKLIVPEITEIVEKRYLILRTIYYHQPIGRRALATELNVGERIIRNEVNFLKELELLDIDLKGMNVTKKGKQLIDELHELYKGLKGIVDLQKNLEAILGVKRIIIVPGNSSEDELILKEMGKITSSNIKKLIQPHDIIGITGGNTMANVAEQMPQLDNSDDVMVIPARGGLGSELETQANAIAAKIGKKLGGNYKLLNVPDSLGKEALEVIIKNDEVKEAIELINNINILVFGIGRADTMAYRRKLPIDRIESILELGAVAEAFGHYFNLTGEEIWEYETIGISIEKFKSTKHVIGVAGGAEKAEAIIAISSVRKDITIVTDESAAKKIVELAKEG; encoded by the coding sequence ATAAATGGAGGTGACAGTATAGAGTTATTAGAATCGATAAAACTCATTGTTCCAGAAATTACTGAAATAGTAGAAAAAAGATATTTAATATTGAGAACAATTTACTATCATCAACCCATAGGTAGGAGAGCTTTAGCTACAGAGCTTAATGTTGGAGAGAGAATTATACGAAATGAAGTTAATTTTCTAAAGGAACTAGAACTATTAGATATAGACTTAAAAGGGATGAATGTAACAAAAAAAGGTAAGCAACTAATAGATGAGCTTCATGAATTGTATAAGGGTCTTAAAGGTATTGTAGATTTACAGAAGAACTTAGAAGCTATACTTGGAGTTAAAAGGATAATAATTGTGCCTGGAAATTCTTCAGAGGATGAGTTAATTCTAAAGGAAATGGGTAAAATTACATCTAGTAACATTAAAAAGCTTATCCAACCTCATGATATTATTGGAATAACTGGTGGCAACACCATGGCAAACGTTGCAGAGCAGATGCCGCAACTAGATAATTCTGATGATGTTATGGTAATACCTGCAAGAGGTGGATTAGGCAGTGAGTTGGAAACACAGGCAAATGCCATTGCAGCTAAAATAGGAAAAAAACTAGGCGGTAATTATAAACTGCTAAATGTCCCAGATTCTCTTGGTAAAGAAGCCTTAGAAGTCATCATAAAAAATGATGAAGTCAAGGAAGCTATTGAGTTAATAAATAATATAAATATATTGGTATTTGGAATCGGAAGAGCTGATACAATGGCTTACAGAAGAAAATTACCAATAGACAGAATAGAAAGCATATTAGAATTAGGTGCTGTAGCAGAAGCTTTTGGACATTATTTCAATCTAACTGGAGAAGAAATTTGGGAGTATGAAACTATAGGAATATCAATTGAAAAATTCAAAAGCACAAAGCATGTTATAGGGGTTGCAGGTGGTGCCGAAAAAGCTGAAGCAATTATAGCAATATCCTCAGTAAGGAAAGATATTACCATAGTAACAGATGAAAGCGCAGCAAAGAAAATAGTGGAATTGGCAAAGGAAGGATAA